In one Flavobacteriales bacterium genomic region, the following are encoded:
- the gdhA gene encoding NADP-specific glutamate dehydrogenase — translation MQKQVDAFMSYVKAKNPNEPEFLQAVHEVAEAIIPFIEENPKYQGKMLLERMVEPERVIMFRVPWVDDKGNIQVNRGYRVQFNSAIGPYKGGCRFHPTVNLSVLKFLGFEQTFKNSLTTLPMGGGKGGSDFDPKGKSDNEVMRFCQSFMTELWRHVGQFTDVPAGDIGVGGREIGFMFGQDKRLRNEFTGVFTGKGRTWGGSLIRPEATGYGCVYFAAEMMKENKEDFKGKIVAVSGSGNVAQYAIEKATQLGAKVVSCSDSDGAIYDPAGITGEKLAFIMDLKNVKRGRIEEYAKKFKGSTYKKGARVWDIVAKCDVALPCATQNELNDKNAKDLVKKGVKYVAEGANMPTTPEGIEVFHKAGVAFAPGKASNAGGVATSGLEMSQNSLRMSWTRDEVDARLHKIMKDIHAACVKHGKEGRKINYVKGANIAGFVKVADAMLEQGVV, via the coding sequence GTGCAGAAGCAGGTGGACGCGTTCATGAGCTACGTGAAGGCCAAGAACCCCAACGAGCCCGAGTTCCTCCAGGCCGTTCACGAGGTGGCCGAGGCAATCATCCCCTTCATCGAGGAGAACCCCAAGTACCAGGGCAAGATGCTGCTGGAGCGCATGGTGGAGCCCGAGCGGGTGATCATGTTCCGCGTGCCCTGGGTGGACGACAAGGGCAACATCCAGGTGAACCGGGGCTATCGCGTGCAGTTCAACAGCGCCATCGGTCCCTACAAGGGCGGCTGCCGCTTCCACCCCACGGTGAACCTCAGCGTGTTGAAGTTCCTGGGCTTCGAGCAGACCTTCAAGAACAGCCTCACCACCCTACCCATGGGCGGCGGCAAGGGCGGCAGCGACTTCGACCCCAAGGGCAAGAGCGACAATGAGGTGATGCGCTTCTGCCAAAGCTTCATGACCGAGCTGTGGCGTCACGTGGGCCAGTTCACCGACGTGCCTGCGGGCGACATCGGTGTGGGTGGTCGCGAGATCGGCTTCATGTTCGGCCAGGACAAGCGCCTGCGCAACGAGTTCACCGGCGTGTTCACCGGCAAAGGCCGCACCTGGGGCGGCAGCTTGATCCGTCCGGAGGCAACAGGTTACGGCTGCGTGTACTTCGCCGCCGAAATGATGAAGGAGAACAAAGAGGACTTCAAAGGCAAGATCGTGGCGGTTAGCGGCAGCGGCAACGTGGCCCAGTACGCCATCGAAAAAGCCACCCAACTTGGCGCCAAAGTGGTAAGCTGCAGTGACAGCGATGGTGCCATCTATGACCCCGCAGGCATCACCGGCGAAAAGCTCGCCTTCATCATGGACCTGAAGAACGTGAAGCGCGGCCGGATCGAAGAGTACGCGAAGAAGTTCAAGGGCAGCACCTACAAGAAAGGAGCCCGGGTTTGGGACATCGTGGCCAAATGCGATGTGGCCCTGCCCTGCGCCACCCAGAACGAACTGAACGACAAGAACGCCAAGGACCTGGTGAAGAAGGGTGTGAAGTATGTGGCCGAAGGGGCCAACATGCCCACCACCCCCGAAGGCATCGAGGTGTTCCACAAGGCCGGTGTGGCCTTCGCCCCGGGCAAGGCCAGCAACGCCGGTGGTGTGGCCACCAGCGGCTTGGAGATGAGCCAGAACAGCTTGCGCATGAGCTGGACCCGCGACGAGGTGGACGCCCGCCTGCACAAGATCATGAAGGACATCCACGCCGCCTGCGTGAAGCACGGCAAGGAGGGCCGCAAGATCAACTACGTGAAGGGCGCCAACATCGCCGGTTTCGTGAAGGTGGCCGATGCGATGCTGGAACAGGGGGTGGTGTAG
- a CDS encoding BrxA/BrxB family bacilliredoxin — MYPPELTAPMAMDLVSAGFEELKTPEQVDRALTQPGTVLCVVNSVCGCAAGAARPGVKHSLRGSKRPDKLVTVFAGVDTDAVIQARKHFLPYPPSSPSMALFKDGKLVHFLERHHIEGRSAEMIADNLMMAYDEFC, encoded by the coding sequence ATGTATCCTCCTGAACTCACTGCTCCCATGGCGATGGACCTGGTCTCCGCCGGATTCGAGGAGCTGAAGACGCCCGAGCAGGTAGACAGGGCTTTGACGCAGCCCGGTACCGTGCTTTGCGTGGTCAATAGCGTATGCGGCTGCGCCGCGGGTGCCGCTCGCCCGGGGGTGAAGCACAGCCTCCGCGGAAGCAAGCGCCCGGACAAGCTCGTCACCGTATTCGCCGGCGTGGATACCGATGCTGTGATCCAAGCGCGCAAGCACTTCCTGCCTTATCCGCCCAGCAGCCCCAGCATGGCCCTCTTCAAGGATGGCAAGCTGGTGCATTTCTTGGAGCGCCACCACATCGAGGGCCGCAGTGCCGAAATGATCGCGGACAACTTGATGATGGCCTACGACGAGTTCTGCTGA
- a CDS encoding M36 family metallopeptidase — MMIRNLLTAALLLCATAVHAQRLPAAAQAELEAAGFRAGDLAGLVLKDSYRSAHNGATHHYFRQRWQGIEVWNGDIAIHQLADGSLARINNGAFTGLEKRVNATAPLITAEATLGSVLRKTLPSTGMPQLLSVEDEGRRWVYEGSGLGGEKAVVQLVYQPVRESLRLAWNVNHYTPDGSHWWNIRIDALSGEELDRNDWVAQCGWGECVHTDAGSPEEDSAPAAPNDYNVYPWPTESPSHGPRGIRNAPWGDGGVASPYGWHDTNGAAGPEYTDTRGNNCRAQDDVDANNSGGTRPSGGATLDFDFPIDLTQAPSTYLPAAITNLFYWNNVCHDVWYQYGFDEASGNFQENNYGRGGAGNDWVNADAQDGSGTNNANFGTPPDGSNPRMQMFRWTNTSPQRDSDLDNGVIAHEYGHGISNRLVGGPSNTSCLANNEQMGEGWSDYFALVMTMKPGDTGPMGRGIGTYLLGQPTTGAGIRPARYSTSFAVNDYTYANTNSGISQPHGIGFVWCTMLWEMTWELINVYGFDPDIYNGTGGNNIAMQLVIDGLKLTPCNPGFVDGRDAILLADQINNGGANQDYIWAAFARRGLGASADQGSTTSRTDQTEAFDTPVPNNVGVFAIVSPPVNLYTCPDGVVPVVVEIRNSGSQPQSGFPVSYSVNGGAPVTEIFTGTIGAGGLATFSFSQAATLSGSGPFDFVVGTALAGDQLTSNDQQMRSVTPTAATVVPATYTQDVEGGSTTPAGWALQNPDNGITWSTTQLTNGALCASSRAWSIDYYSYAGSGQEDRLVSPVVDLSASAGTRLKYHHAYVIYGPGYEDGMRVEVSGNCGATWTTVFEQSGSVLATASASTSSWTPTNCSQWRLNDIDLSAFDGGSVMVRFTGINGYGNNLYLDNVVVESNGVRVALDLMLQGPYDTGTDRMRDGLRTGGLLPLTEPFTALGMRTAGPVTGETTDTGVLAVTGDNAIVDWVLLELRDATAAESIVATRAALVQRDGDVVDKDGVSPVTFTATTGNYHVAVRHRNHLGCMTAAPVALSGTATNIDLTSAATATYGTDARRAEGTRMLLWAGNVLRDATLRYTGEDNDRDPILQSIGGSVPTNTSAAGYHQEDVNMDGVVRYTGEDNDRDPILLNIGGSIPTNTRPQQLP, encoded by the coding sequence ATGATGATTCGGAACCTGCTGACAGCCGCTCTTCTCCTTTGTGCAACGGCAGTCCATGCTCAGCGGCTCCCTGCCGCGGCCCAGGCCGAACTGGAAGCCGCCGGCTTCCGTGCCGGCGATCTGGCCGGGCTGGTGCTGAAGGACAGCTACCGCAGCGCGCATAACGGTGCCACCCATCACTACTTCCGGCAGCGCTGGCAGGGAATCGAGGTCTGGAACGGGGATATCGCCATTCACCAGCTCGCTGACGGAAGCCTCGCGCGCATCAACAACGGTGCGTTCACCGGCCTGGAGAAGCGCGTGAACGCCACGGCACCGCTCATCACCGCCGAAGCGACCCTGGGCAGCGTGCTGCGCAAGACACTCCCCTCAACCGGCATGCCCCAGCTCCTCTCCGTAGAGGACGAAGGCCGGCGATGGGTCTACGAAGGAAGCGGCCTCGGAGGGGAGAAGGCGGTGGTGCAGCTGGTGTACCAGCCCGTGAGGGAATCGCTCAGGCTGGCGTGGAATGTGAACCACTACACCCCCGATGGCAGCCATTGGTGGAACATCCGCATCGATGCGCTGAGCGGCGAGGAACTCGACCGCAATGACTGGGTGGCCCAATGCGGATGGGGCGAATGCGTCCATACCGATGCAGGTTCGCCCGAGGAGGATTCCGCCCCGGCCGCGCCCAATGATTACAACGTGTACCCATGGCCTACGGAGAGCCCCAGCCACGGCCCGCGCGGCATCCGCAACGCGCCTTGGGGCGATGGCGGAGTCGCCTCGCCCTACGGCTGGCACGACACGAATGGCGCCGCCGGTCCGGAATACACCGACACGCGCGGCAACAATTGCCGTGCGCAGGATGATGTTGACGCCAACAACTCCGGCGGCACCCGGCCCAGCGGCGGCGCCACGCTCGACTTCGACTTCCCCATCGACTTGACGCAGGCGCCGAGCACCTACCTGCCCGCTGCCATCACCAACCTCTTCTACTGGAACAACGTGTGCCACGACGTGTGGTACCAGTACGGATTCGACGAGGCCTCCGGCAACTTCCAGGAGAACAACTACGGGCGCGGCGGTGCCGGCAATGACTGGGTGAATGCCGACGCACAGGATGGCAGCGGAACCAACAACGCCAACTTCGGCACGCCGCCTGACGGCAGCAACCCGCGCATGCAGATGTTCCGGTGGACCAACACCAGCCCCCAGCGGGACAGCGACCTTGACAATGGGGTGATCGCCCATGAGTACGGCCATGGCATCAGCAACCGGCTAGTAGGCGGCCCCTCCAACACCAGCTGCCTGGCCAACAACGAGCAGATGGGCGAGGGCTGGAGCGACTACTTCGCCCTGGTGATGACGATGAAGCCGGGCGACACCGGTCCCATGGGCCGCGGCATCGGCACCTACCTCCTTGGCCAGCCCACCACCGGCGCCGGGATCCGGCCAGCGCGGTACAGCACGAGCTTCGCGGTGAACGACTACACCTACGCGAACACCAACAGCGGCATCAGCCAGCCACACGGCATCGGCTTCGTGTGGTGCACCATGCTGTGGGAGATGACCTGGGAGCTGATCAACGTCTACGGCTTCGATCCGGACATCTACAACGGCACCGGCGGGAACAACATCGCCATGCAATTGGTGATCGACGGCCTGAAGCTGACGCCCTGCAACCCCGGCTTCGTGGATGGCCGCGATGCCATCCTGCTGGCCGACCAGATCAACAACGGCGGCGCCAACCAGGACTACATCTGGGCTGCCTTCGCCCGGCGTGGCCTGGGCGCCAGTGCCGATCAGGGTTCGACCACCAGCCGCACCGACCAAACGGAGGCCTTCGACACCCCGGTGCCCAACAATGTGGGCGTGTTCGCCATCGTCTCACCGCCGGTGAACCTGTACACCTGCCCTGATGGGGTGGTGCCCGTGGTGGTGGAGATCCGCAATTCCGGGTCGCAACCGCAGAGCGGGTTCCCGGTGTCGTATAGCGTGAACGGAGGCGCTCCGGTGACCGAGATCTTCACCGGCACGATCGGCGCCGGCGGCCTGGCTACCTTCAGCTTCAGTCAAGCCGCCACGCTCTCGGGCAGCGGGCCCTTCGACTTCGTGGTCGGTACCGCACTCGCAGGTGACCAGCTCACCTCCAACGACCAACAAATGCGATCCGTGACCCCGACGGCGGCCACGGTCGTGCCGGCGACCTACACCCAGGATGTGGAAGGCGGTAGCACCACCCCGGCGGGCTGGGCCCTGCAGAATCCGGACAATGGCATCACCTGGAGCACCACCCAGCTCACCAACGGAGCACTGTGTGCCAGCAGCCGGGCGTGGTCCATCGACTACTACTCGTACGCCGGCTCCGGCCAGGAAGACCGCTTGGTCTCACCGGTCGTGGACCTCAGCGCCTCTGCAGGCACGCGCTTGAAATACCATCATGCCTATGTGATCTACGGCCCGGGGTATGAGGACGGCATGCGGGTGGAAGTGAGCGGCAACTGCGGTGCGACCTGGACCACCGTGTTCGAGCAGAGCGGTTCGGTGCTGGCCACGGCATCCGCCTCCACCTCCTCGTGGACCCCAACGAACTGCTCGCAATGGCGCCTGAACGACATCGACCTGAGCGCCTTTGATGGTGGCTCGGTCATGGTGCGGTTCACGGGCATCAATGGCTACGGCAACAACCTCTATCTGGACAACGTGGTGGTGGAAAGTAACGGCGTGCGCGTGGCGCTGGACCTGATGCTTCAAGGACCATACGACACCGGCACCGACCGGATGCGCGATGGCCTGCGCACCGGAGGGCTGCTTCCGCTCACCGAGCCGTTCACCGCGCTGGGCATGCGCACAGCAGGCCCTGTCACTGGCGAGACCACCGACACCGGCGTTCTGGCCGTTACCGGTGACAATGCCATCGTGGACTGGGTGCTGCTTGAACTGCGTGATGCCACGGCCGCGGAGTCCATCGTGGCCACCCGGGCCGCGCTCGTGCAACGCGACGGCGACGTGGTGGACAAGGATGGGGTTTCACCCGTGACCTTCACGGCCACCACAGGCAATTACCATGTGGCCGTGCGCCACCGGAACCACCTGGGTTGCATGACGGCAGCGCCCGTGGCCCTGAGCGGCACGGCGACGAACATCGACCTGACCAGTGCCGCAACAGCGACCTATGGCACGGATGCGCGTCGGGCCGAAGGGACGCGCATGCTCCTGTGGGCCGGGAACGTGCTGCGCGATGCCACCCTGCGCTACACCGGTGAGGACAATGACCGCGACCCCATCCTGCAGAGCATCGGCGGCAGCGTGCCCACGAACACCTCGGCAGCCGGCTACCATCAGGAGGATGTGAACATGGATGGCGTGGTGCGGTACACGGGCGAGGATAACGACCGTGACCCCATCCTGCTGAACATCGGTGGCAGCATCCCTACCAACACGCGGCCGCAGCAGCTTCCGTGA
- a CDS encoding DUF1801 domain-containing protein, with translation MAGRSAEGWYDALPEEWQPRALRVRELLLEASPRMHERLRYGVPFFDHRSWLAYLRLQKGRLVLAFLQGQELLDPEGLLARTPHKLIRQHFLPYPSHSLDEPALRRLIAEAVAVNEEQGRRKGRRRS, from the coding sequence ATGGCAGGGCGCTCCGCCGAGGGCTGGTATGATGCATTGCCGGAGGAGTGGCAGCCGCGTGCGCTGCGCGTCCGGGAGCTCTTGCTGGAGGCCTCGCCGCGCATGCATGAGCGACTTCGGTATGGCGTGCCCTTCTTCGACCATCGCAGCTGGCTGGCCTACCTCCGTCTGCAGAAAGGCCGGCTGGTCCTCGCCTTCCTGCAGGGCCAGGAATTGCTGGACCCCGAAGGGCTGCTGGCCCGGACGCCCCACAAGCTCATCCGCCAGCACTTCCTGCCCTACCCCTCCCATTCGCTGGACGAGCCCGCGCTGCGGCGCCTCATCGCGGAAGCGGTAGCGGTGAACGAAGAGCAGGGGCGGCGCAAGGGCCGGCGGCGGTCATAG
- a CDS encoding nucleoside deaminase, whose amino-acid sequence MILATGDEHFMRQALREAEQAFKADEVPIGAVVVCRDQVIARAHNLTERLNDVTAHAEMQAITAAAEHLGGKYLKECTLFVTVEPCPMCAGALQWAQVGRIVFGAFDEKSGYRRVGGKLLHPKTKVVGGVLEPECADLMKAFFRRKRAL is encoded by the coding sequence ATGATCCTGGCCACGGGCGATGAGCACTTCATGCGCCAGGCGCTGCGCGAAGCGGAGCAGGCGTTCAAGGCGGATGAGGTGCCCATCGGTGCCGTGGTGGTGTGCCGCGATCAGGTGATCGCACGGGCGCACAACCTCACCGAGCGGCTGAATGATGTTACCGCGCATGCCGAGATGCAGGCCATCACCGCGGCGGCCGAGCATCTCGGCGGGAAGTACCTGAAGGAATGCACCCTGTTCGTGACGGTGGAGCCCTGCCCCATGTGCGCCGGGGCGCTGCAGTGGGCCCAGGTGGGGCGCATCGTGTTCGGCGCCTTCGATGAGAAGAGCGGCTACCGGCGCGTCGGGGGCAAGCTGCTGCACCCGAAGACCAAAGTGGTGGGCGGCGTGCTGGAGCCCGAGTGCGCCGACCTGATGAAGGCCTTCTTCAGGCGCAAGCGGGCGCTATGA
- the recJ gene encoding single-stranded-DNA-specific exonuclease RecJ — protein MPSVNPVKRWRLKAEPDPAVVRALTYERCPQAGAVILAQRGIRDPRMAAAFFRPSLNDLHDPFLMAGMQAAVERIEQALGDNERIMVYGDYDVDGTTAVALVYSFLCRFTGNITFYIPDRYSEGYGVSFTGIDRAADERVGLIIALDCGIKSVDKVAYARERGIDFIICDHHLPGEALPDAVAVLDPKRPDCPYPFKELSGCGIGFKLMQAFARHNGIPFEDLEPSLDLVAISTACDIVPVTGENRILCHFGLKHLNDSPRPGVRAMMGMANVKKRLCVGDLVFSIGPRINAAGRIEHGRQAVELLLAHDQRQADAIALLVDGNNSQRQELDRAMTQEALAHIDGDDYLRSSWSTVVFNRAWHKGVVGIVASRLVERHYRPTVVLTESGGKAVGSARSVKGFDVYEAISACSHLLEQFGGHMYAAGLTLPMENLEAFRARFEEAVRMSIRPEQRVPEEEVDLELRLDAIDEPLLRILKHMAPFGPGNMRPVFLARGVVDSGQARIVGEHHLKLRLMHPESPGRSYDAIAFKQAEWLPVVKGGAPFSVLYAIEENEWQGRTTIQLNIKDIKQGVEGVLVGEEALAASGS, from the coding sequence ATGCCTTCAGTGAACCCTGTGAAGCGCTGGCGCCTGAAAGCGGAACCCGATCCGGCGGTGGTGCGGGCCCTGACCTATGAGCGCTGCCCGCAGGCCGGAGCGGTCATCCTGGCCCAGCGTGGGATACGGGATCCACGCATGGCGGCCGCATTCTTCCGCCCCTCGCTCAATGACCTGCACGACCCTTTCCTCATGGCAGGGATGCAGGCCGCCGTGGAACGCATCGAGCAGGCCTTGGGCGACAATGAGCGCATCATGGTCTATGGCGACTACGATGTGGATGGCACCACGGCCGTGGCCCTGGTCTACAGCTTCCTCTGCCGGTTCACGGGCAACATCACCTTCTACATCCCCGATCGCTACAGCGAGGGCTACGGTGTATCGTTCACGGGCATCGACCGGGCTGCCGATGAGCGCGTGGGGCTCATCATCGCGCTCGACTGCGGCATCAAGTCGGTCGACAAGGTGGCCTATGCCCGCGAGCGCGGCATCGATTTCATCATCTGCGACCACCACCTGCCCGGCGAAGCGCTTCCCGATGCAGTGGCGGTGCTCGACCCCAAGCGGCCGGATTGCCCCTACCCCTTCAAGGAACTGAGCGGCTGCGGCATCGGCTTCAAGCTGATGCAGGCCTTCGCGCGGCACAATGGCATCCCTTTCGAGGACCTCGAGCCGAGCCTCGACCTGGTGGCGATCAGCACCGCTTGCGACATCGTGCCGGTGACCGGAGAGAACCGGATCCTCTGCCACTTCGGGCTCAAGCACCTCAACGACAGCCCACGGCCCGGCGTGCGCGCCATGATGGGCATGGCGAACGTGAAGAAGCGCCTCTGCGTGGGCGACCTTGTCTTCTCCATCGGGCCGCGCATCAATGCCGCTGGCCGCATTGAGCACGGGCGGCAGGCGGTGGAGCTGCTGCTGGCCCACGACCAGCGCCAAGCCGATGCCATTGCCCTGCTCGTGGATGGCAACAACAGCCAGCGACAGGAACTCGATCGGGCCATGACCCAGGAAGCGCTGGCGCACATCGATGGCGACGACTACCTGCGCTCCTCGTGGAGCACCGTGGTCTTCAACCGCGCCTGGCACAAGGGCGTGGTGGGCATCGTGGCCTCGCGCCTGGTGGAGCGCCATTACCGCCCCACCGTCGTGCTCACCGAGAGCGGCGGCAAGGCGGTGGGGAGCGCCCGCAGCGTGAAAGGCTTCGACGTGTACGAGGCCATCAGCGCATGCAGCCACCTGCTGGAGCAGTTCGGCGGGCACATGTATGCAGCGGGCCTGACGCTGCCCATGGAGAACCTGGAGGCGTTCCGCGCGCGGTTCGAGGAAGCGGTGCGCATGAGCATCAGGCCTGAGCAGCGCGTGCCCGAGGAGGAGGTGGATCTGGAGCTCCGGCTTGATGCCATCGATGAGCCGCTGCTGCGGATCCTCAAGCACATGGCCCCCTTCGGGCCGGGCAACATGCGCCCCGTCTTCCTGGCGCGCGGGGTGGTGGATTCGGGACAGGCGCGGATCGTGGGCGAGCACCACCTGAAGCTCCGCCTGATGCACCCGGAGTCGCCCGGCCGGAGCTACGATGCCATCGCCTTCAAGCAGGCGGAGTGGTTGCCGGTGGTGAAAGGCGGGGCGCCTTTCAGCGTGCTCTACGCCATTGAGGAGAACGAATGGCAGGGCCGCACCACCATCCAGCTCAACATCAAGGACATCAAGCAGGGCGTGGAGGGCGTGCTGGTGGGGGAGGAGGCCTTGGCTGCTTCAGGCTCGTGA
- the nadD gene encoding nicotinate (nicotinamide) nucleotide adenylyltransferase: MNIGCLFGTFDPPHNGHVAVADHMLRTQGLDAVWLIVTPRNPFKHDHAISPDIHRLAMVRLAVAAKPGLEASDAELGMPAPNYTVDTLRSLRARWPHAHFSLIIGGDNLAAFHRWKDPEGILAHHRLLVYPRPGHLARLNPMLQRYSKQVCVADDAPLLDVSATRLRQDLAAGRTVADRMDPQVADYARLHRLYGA, encoded by the coding sequence ATGAACATCGGCTGCCTGTTCGGCACGTTCGATCCACCGCATAACGGACATGTGGCCGTGGCCGACCACATGCTCCGCACGCAGGGCTTGGATGCCGTCTGGCTCATCGTCACCCCGCGGAATCCCTTCAAGCACGACCATGCGATCAGCCCGGACATCCACCGCCTGGCCATGGTCCGGCTGGCTGTTGCGGCAAAGCCCGGCCTCGAGGCCAGCGATGCCGAGCTGGGCATGCCCGCGCCTAACTATACGGTGGACACGCTGCGGTCCCTGCGCGCCCGCTGGCCCCATGCGCACTTCAGCCTCATCATCGGCGGGGATAACCTGGCCGCCTTCCACCGCTGGAAGGATCCCGAGGGCATCCTGGCGCATCACCGGTTGCTCGTCTACCCGCGGCCGGGCCATTTGGCCCGACTCAACCCCATGTTGCAGCGCTATTCCAAGCAGGTCTGCGTGGCCGACGATGCTCCGCTGCTGGATGTCTCCGCCACCCGGTTACGGCAGGACCTTGCCGCGGGCCGCACGGTGGCGGATAGGATGGACCCCCAGGTGGCGGACTATGCCCGGCTGCACCGGCTCTATGGGGCCTGA
- the gmk gene encoding guanylate kinase has protein sequence MEGNGIPRGRLVIFSAPSGAGKTTIVRHLLGLDLHLAFSVSATTRPPRHHEVDGRDYLFMSVDEFKGRVRAGEFVEWEEVYPGRFYGTLRSELERIWASGHHALFDIDVIGGLDLKEIYQERALAVFVRPPSVEVLEERLRVRGTENGETLRMRVEKAVHELSYADRFDSVIVNDELATACAEAEAIVRRFLAP, from the coding sequence ATGGAAGGCAATGGCATTCCGCGCGGCCGCCTGGTCATCTTCTCGGCACCCAGCGGGGCGGGCAAGACCACCATCGTGCGCCACCTGCTGGGCCTCGACCTGCACCTGGCGTTCAGCGTGAGCGCGACCACGCGTCCCCCTCGGCACCATGAGGTGGATGGCCGGGACTACCTGTTCATGTCCGTGGATGAGTTCAAGGGCCGGGTGCGGGCCGGGGAGTTCGTGGAGTGGGAGGAGGTCTATCCGGGCCGGTTCTATGGCACGCTCAGGTCGGAGCTGGAGCGCATCTGGGCCTCTGGCCACCATGCCCTGTTCGACATCGACGTGATCGGCGGCCTTGACCTGAAGGAGATCTACCAAGAGCGGGCCCTGGCCGTCTTCGTCCGCCCCCCCTCCGTGGAGGTGCTCGAGGAGCGCCTGAGGGTGCGCGGCACCGAGAACGGGGAAACGCTGCGCATGCGGGTGGAAAAGGCGGTCCACGAGCTCTCCTATGCGGACCGCTTCGACTCCGTGATCGTGAACGACGAACTGGCCACCGCCTGTGCCGAGGCCGAGGCGATCGTGCGCCGATTCCTGGCCCCATGA
- a CDS encoding YicC/YloC family endoribonuclease: MAKGIVRSMTGFGRAEGVVKDRKVTVELRSLNSKQLDLLLKLPGAYKEREQELRQALSERVVRGKAEAFIAMEAVHAAKRTSFDRPLIKAYYEEIRGIVQEIAPDSPVDIMAQVLRLPDVASTSAERLDEEEWEGLKGLLRAALDGFDRFRCEEGARLAAELVERLAAIEALLSEVEALDQGRADRVRDRLRAKLAELQADIDQDRYEQELIYYLEKLDITEEKVRLRAHCAYFRETIQADEQQGRKLGFIAQEMGREINTIGSKANDAVIQRLVVRMKDELEKVKEQLLNVL; encoded by the coding sequence ATGGCAAAGGGCATTGTGCGCTCCATGACCGGCTTCGGCCGCGCCGAGGGCGTCGTCAAGGACAGGAAGGTCACCGTGGAGCTCCGCTCCCTGAACAGCAAGCAGCTCGACCTGCTCCTGAAGCTTCCAGGGGCCTACAAGGAACGCGAGCAGGAGCTGCGTCAAGCACTAAGCGAGCGCGTGGTGCGCGGGAAGGCCGAGGCCTTCATCGCCATGGAGGCCGTGCATGCGGCCAAGCGCACGAGTTTCGACCGGCCGCTCATCAAGGCCTATTACGAGGAGATCAGGGGAATCGTGCAGGAGATCGCACCGGACTCACCGGTGGACATCATGGCCCAGGTGCTCAGGCTGCCCGACGTGGCCAGCACCAGCGCGGAGCGCCTGGATGAGGAGGAGTGGGAGGGGCTCAAGGGACTTCTAAGGGCAGCCCTGGATGGCTTCGACCGCTTCCGGTGCGAGGAGGGTGCACGCCTCGCCGCTGAACTGGTGGAGCGCCTGGCTGCCATCGAGGCTCTCCTATCCGAAGTGGAGGCGCTGGATCAAGGCCGGGCCGACCGCGTGCGCGACCGGCTCCGTGCCAAGCTCGCCGAGCTCCAGGCGGATATCGATCAGGACCGCTACGAGCAGGAGCTCATCTACTACCTGGAGAAGCTCGATATCACGGAGGAGAAGGTGCGCCTGCGCGCGCACTGCGCCTATTTCCGCGAGACCATACAGGCCGATGAGCAGCAGGGCCGCAAGCTCGGATTCATCGCACAGGAGATGGGGCGCGAGATAAACACCATCGGGTCGAAGGCGAACGACGCGGTCATCCAGCGGCTGGTGGTGCGCATGAAGGATGAGCTGGAGAAGGTGAAGGAGCAGCTGCTCAACGTGCTGTGA